The segment GGTCCCGCCCAGAACCCAGAGGGCATTCGGGTCGGTGACAAAAGCGCGAAGGACCGCCATGCCGTCCACCGGCCTCACCCCGTGTAGACCGGGTCCGCCACCTGGGGCAGGGCGGTCAACCGGCCGCCGTACGTCTTTTGCAGATTGTCCGCGGTGAACACCCGGGAGGTGGGGCCGAAGGCGATCGGACGGATGTTCAACAGGAGCAGCCAGTCGAAATATTCCCGGACCGTCTGCAGGTCGTGATGGACGACCATCACCGTCTTCCCTTGCCCTTTCAGCTCGTTCAGCACCTTTATGATCGCCTTTTCCGTGGCGGCATCCACGCCGGCAAAAGGCTCATCCATCAGGTAGATCCTGGCGTCCTGCGCCAGGGCGCGGGCCAGAAAAACCCGCTGCTGCTGGCCGCCCGAGAGCTGGCTGATCTGGCGGTGGGCGTAGCCGGCCATGCCCACCTTCTCCAGACAGGCGAGGGCGAATTCCTTATCCGCTTTCCCGGGCCTCTTCAGCCATCCTAGCCGTCCGTACCGCCCCATCAGCACCACATCCAGCACATCGGTCGGAAAATCCCAATCGACGGATTCCCGCTGAGGGACGTAACCGACGATGGACCGCTGCTTTTCATACCGCTTTCCGTAAATGCGGACCTGTCCGGACGTAAGGGGCAAAAGTCCCAGAATCGACTTGATCAGCGTCGATTTCCCGGCGCCGTTCGGACCGACGATCCCGATCAGTTTCCCCTCCGGCGTTTCAAAGGAAACATCCCGGAGAACCGGCTTGCGGTGGTAGGCGACGGACAGATTCCGCACCGATATGGGAACCGTCCCTTTCTCCATGTTTCCCCTCCTCCTCGATTTCCTCATTTCAGCGCCGATACGATGGTGTCCACATTGTGCCGGATCATGCCGACATACGTTCCTTCCGGCGTCCCCGCTTCTCCCAGGGCATCGGAATACAGCTCCCCGCCGATGCTCACCCGGTGTCCCTTCGCCGCGGCCCCTTTGACCACCGCCTCGATGGAACGCTTCGGAACGCTCGACTCGATAAACACCGCCTTGATCTTTCGTTCCGTCAACAGATTCACCAGTTGCTGGACATCGCTCAGCCCGTATTCGGATGCGGTGTTGATGCCCTGCAGGCCGACCACCTGGATATCGTAAGCCCGGCCGAAATAGCCGAAGGCGTCATGGGCCGTGACCAACACCCTTCGCTTCTTGGGAATGGAAGCGATTTGCTTCCGGACATACCGGTCCAGATCCTCCAAC is part of the Planifilum fulgidum genome and harbors:
- a CDS encoding metal ABC transporter ATP-binding protein, which produces MEKGTVPISVRNLSVAYHRKPVLRDVSFETPEGKLIGIVGPNGAGKSTLIKSILGLLPLTSGQVRIYGKRYEKQRSIVGYVPQRESVDWDFPTDVLDVVLMGRYGRLGWLKRPGKADKEFALACLEKVGMAGYAHRQISQLSGGQQQRVFLARALAQDARIYLMDEPFAGVDAATEKAIIKVLNELKGQGKTVMVVHHDLQTVREYFDWLLLLNIRPIAFGPTSRVFTADNLQKTYGGRLTALPQVADPVYTG